A region of Mauremys mutica isolate MM-2020 ecotype Southern chromosome 2, ASM2049712v1, whole genome shotgun sequence DNA encodes the following proteins:
- the STEAP2 gene encoding metalloreductase STEAP2 isoform X1, which yields MESISMMGSPKNLNETFLPNGINGIKDASKITIGIFGSGDFAKSLTIRLIKCGYHVVVGSRNPKFAAEFFPHVVDVTHHEDAVAKTNIIFVAIHREHYASLWDLKHLLIDSLIVKGFNVVSAWALQLGPKDASRQVFICSNNVQARHQVIELARQLNFIPIDLGALSSAREIENLPLRLFTLWKGPVVVAVSLATFFFIYSFIRDIIHPYVRNQQSDFYKIPIEIVNKTLPVVAITLLSLVYLSGLLAAAYQLYYGTKYRRLPPWLESWLQCRKQLGLLSFFFATIHVAYSLCLPMRRSERYLFLNMAYQQVHANVENSWNEEEVWRIEMYISFGIMSLGLLSLLAVTSIPSVNSALNWREFSFIQVCVFSGCLC from the exons ATGGAATCAATCTCTATGATGGGAAGTCCTAAGAACCTCAATGAAACCTTCTTACCAAATGGTATTAATGGTATCAAGGATGCCAGTAAGATCACAATAGGCATATTTGGAAGTGGAGACTTTGCCAAGTCCCTGACCATTAGGCTTATAAAATGTGGATACCATGTGGTCGTAGGAAGCAGAAACCCTAAATTTGCTGCTGAGTTCTTCCCACATGTGGTTGATGTTACTCACCATGAAGATGCTGTAGCAAAAACtaacatcatttttgttgctatacacagagaacattaTGCCTCTTTGTGGGACCTCAAGCATTTACTTATAG ATTCGCTGATTGTCAAAGGATTTAATGTCGTCTCAGCCTGGGCACTTCAGTTAGGACCAAAGGATGCCAGCAGACAG GTCTTTATATGCAGTAACAATGTTCAAGCTCGCCATCAAGTTATCGAACTTGCCCGACAGCTGAATTTTATTCCCATTGATTTGGGGGCATTGTCTTCTGCAAGGGAGATTGAAAACTTACCTCTGCGGCTGTTCACATTGTGGAAAGGGCCGGTAGTGGTGGCTGTTAGTTTGGCCACTTTTTTCTTCATCTATTCTTTCATCAGAGATATAATACATCCATATGTGAGAAATCAGCAGAGCGACTTTTACAAGATTCCCATTGAGATTGTGAACAAGACTTTACCAGTTGTTGCTATTACTTTGTTGTCTCTGGTGTATTTATCAGGACTCCTGGCAGCTGCTTATCAGCTTTATTACGGCACTAAGTATAGGCGACTTCCTCCCTGGCTGGAGAGTTGGTTGCAATGTAGGAAACAGCTGGGACTACTCAGTTTTTTCTTTGCTACCATACACGTGGCTTATAGTCTCTGCTTACCTATGAGGAGGTCTGAACGATACTTGTTTCTTAATATGGCTTATCAGCAG GTTCATGCAAATGTGGAAAATTCTTGGAATGAGGAAGAAGTATGGCGAATTGAAATGTATATCTCCTTTGGAATAATGAGTCTCGGCTTGCTTTCTTTGTTGGCAGTTACTTCCATCCCTTCAGTAAACAGTGCCTTAAACTGGAGGGAATTCAGTTTTATTCAGGTGTGTGTGTTCTCTGGTTGTTTGTGTTAA